CAAGTAACCGTTTAATATCTTTCTGGTAAACAGCCAATAACCCACCAACTATCATTGACACTACGCCAAACGCCATTAATACCGCGCTGACATCCGCTCCCAATACATTAAAGATTATACGGGTTAATGCGTACAATCCAAGTACTTTCACTAATATACCGGACAACATCGCAGACACCGGTGACGGTGCGGACGAATGCGCATCCGGCAGCCAAAAATGGAACGGCACAACCGCGGATTTTGTGAAGAACCCTATGATAAACAATACTGTAATAAAACTAATAAGCGCAACATTTTTATTTAGCACAATCGATACCGCAACATCCGCCATATTAAGCGTTGACGTGTAAGCATAGGTTAGTGCAATCCCAAGCATGACAAACAACGCAGCTGCACTGCCAAAGATCATATACCTGAACGCCGACTCCAACTCTTCCGGCGCAGTATCAAAAGCGATCAATGCCGCTGCCGATATTGTGCCCATCTCTATGAATACGAACATATTAAAAATATCACCGCTTAAAACTGCACCATTAAAACTGGCGGTAAGCATCAGGAATAATACAAAGTATTTCCATTCATCCAAAAACTTATCCATATACTTAATTGAATACACGGCACAAATCATTGATATGAGGTTAATCAGTACCAGCATAAACGCAGTCAATCCGTCAGCAACAAGGAGTATCCCCATAGGCACCGTCCACCCGCCAAGTTTATACACTACCGGCTGGAACCCATTCCCCGCAAGTTTACTGATCAATATAAACGCAGCAACAAGGTTAACACCCAATGCAGCGGAAGTAACCACCCCCAACCACCTGCGGTCAAGTTTATTAAACAACGTCAACAATATCGCTGTAAGTATTGGTATGATAACAAAAATAAAAATCATTAATTTAACCGTCTCTTATCCTTTTAACCTTTTAATCTTGGTGATATCAAATGTTCCATATTTTTCGTATATCCTTACTGCCAGCGCTACCATAATTGCAACCACCGTTAAGTTAATAATAATTGAAATCATAACGATTGCCTGGGGTAAAGGATCTACCATACTAACTCCGGCCATAACTTTCATGTTTTCTTCAATAAACGGAAACCCCGCTCCGTGTTTATAACCGATTAAAATAAATAACAGATTAACCGCATACTCCATAATCCCGATACCAATGATGATCTTAATAATGTGTCGCTTAATAACAACCGCGTATAATCCTATACAAAACAGAATAAAACAAAGAATATATTCCGTCATTTTCCCTTCCATACCTTAAAATATACTAACCCCAGGAATATTGTTAATAACCCCGCGCTTTCCGCAAAAAGAACTATTAAGTTCGAAGGCAAAATCACACCCGAACTTATCAACCCAAACGGTTTACCTTTATCAAAAATATTCATACAAAAATACCCGTCTTTCACAAATAAACCTAACGACATAAGAACCAAGAACCCCAGGACTCCCAACGCCAAAAATGATAACGCTTTATACTCATCAAACCGGTTAGTAAAAATATCACGCCCATAGGATACCAACATCAAAATCATTGCCAGCGCTATAATAACTCCTCCAGCAAATCCGCCACCGGTATTAATATGTCCGTAGAACGCTGTAAACACGCCGAACATCAGTATCATCCCAACTGATATCCTGGCAACAGTCTTAACAACCAACGACATACCTCTAATCTCGGTTACCTGGCGGTTATCATTTCCCATCAGTCTTCACTTCTTCCTGTTTTTTTCTGCTTTCCCTGCGTAATACCGTCAAAACACCAACCGCTGCGGTCAATAAAATAGTTATACGGCACAGCGTATCAAACACGCGATAATCCAGCATAACTGCCATCACAACATTAGCTGAACCCGTTTGAACCAACGCGTGTTTTATATA
The sequence above is a segment of the Elusimicrobiota bacterium genome. Coding sequences within it:
- a CDS encoding proton-conducting transporter membrane subunit codes for the protein MIFIFVIIPILTAILLTLFNKLDRRWLGVVTSAALGVNLVAAFILISKLAGNGFQPVVYKLGGWTVPMGILLVADGLTAFMLVLINLISMICAVYSIKYMDKFLDEWKYFVLFLMLTASFNGAVLSGDIFNMFVFIEMGTISAAALIAFDTAPEELESAFRYMIFGSAAALFVMLGIALTYAYTSTLNMADVAVSIVLNKNVALISFITVLFIIGFFTKSAVVPFHFWLPDAHSSAPSPVSAMLSGILVKVLGLYALTRIIFNVLGADVSAVLMAFGVVSMIVGGLLAVYQKDIKRLLAYSTISQVGYILFAFGLNTQLGFFAGLFHMFNHAVAKSLMFLTSGAVMYATDERILDNFGGGLRKKMPLTSITSFIGSMSISGLPPLGGFWSKLLIVIAAVQSGKYGYALIAVVVSIITLSYFIKWHKEIFFGELPEKWSNIKESPLVMLLPMIILALLCAVSGFLLLPGISSNFLEPAAKVLSGGVEYGKTVLELAK
- a CDS encoding sodium:proton antiporter; this translates as MTEYILCFILFCIGLYAVVIKRHIIKIIIGIGIMEYAVNLLFILIGYKHGAGFPFIEENMKVMAGVSMVDPLPQAIVMISIIINLTVVAIMVALAVRIYEKYGTFDITKIKRLKG
- a CDS encoding MnhB domain-containing protein, encoding MGNDNRQVTEIRGMSLVVKTVARISVGMILMFGVFTAFYGHINTGGGFAGGVIIALAMILMLVSYGRDIFTNRFDEYKALSFLALGVLGFLVLMSLGLFVKDGYFCMNIFDKGKPFGLISSGVILPSNLIVLFAESAGLLTIFLGLVYFKVWKGK